CTCAGGCCCAGAGCTGGCCCTGCAGCGCCTCGACCGCCTGCTCGGTGGTCTCGGCGGTGTAGATGCCGGTGGACAGGTACTTCCAGCCGCCGTCCGCGACCACGAACACCACGTCCGCCCGCTCTCCGGCCCGGGCGGCCTTCCGGCCGACGCCGATCGCCGCGTGCAGGATGGCGCCGGTGGAGACGCCGGCGAAGATGCCCTCCTGCTGGAGGAGTTCGCGGGTACGGCGGACCGCGTCGTCCGAGCCGACGCTGAACCGGGTGGTGAGCACCTCGGCGTCGTACAGCTCGGGGACGAAGCCCTCGTCGAGGTTGCGCAGCCCGTACACCAGGTCGTCGTAGCGCGGCTCGGCGGCGACGATCTGCACGCCGGGGACCTTCTCGCGCAGGAAGCGGCCGACGCCCATCAGGGTGCCGGTGGTGCCGAGGCCGGCGACGAAGTGGGTGACGGTCGGCAGGTCGGCGAGGATCTCCGGGCCGGTGGTGGCGTAGTGCGCGCCGGCGTTGTCGGGGTTGCCGTACTGGTAGAGCATCACCCAGTCCGGGTGCTCGGCGGCGATCTCCTTGGCGATCCGGACGGCGGTGTTGGAGCCGCCGGCGGCCGGGGAGGGGATGATCTCGGCGCCCCACATCCGGAGCAGCTCGCGACGTTCCTCGCTGGTGTTCTCCGGCATCACGCAGACCATCCGGTAGCCCTTGAGCTTGGCCGCCATGGCGAGCGAGATGCCGGTGTTGCCGCTGGTGGGCTCCAGGATGGTGCAGCCCGGGGTGAGCCGGCCGGCGGCCTCCGCCCGCTCGATCATGTGCAGGGCCGGGCGGTCCTTGATCGAGCCGGTGGGGTTGCGGTCCTCCAGCTTGGCCCAGAGCGTGACCAGGCCGTCCTCGTTGCCCGGCACCGCGGCGGAGAGCCGGGGCAGCCGGACCAGCGGGGTGTTGCCGACGGCGTCGATCGGGCTGTCGTAGCGCATGTCAGCGGCTGCCGCCGGCCACGGCCGGGAGGATGGTGATGCTGTCGCCGTCGGCGACCTCGGTGGCGATGCCGTCGAGGAAGCGGACGTCCTCGTCGTTGAGGTAGACGTTGACGAACCGGCGCAGCTCGCCGGCCTCCAGCAGGCGCTCGGCGATGCCCGGGTGGCGGGCGTCGAGGTCGGTGAAGAGCTCCCCGAGGTTGGCGCCGGTGCCCTCGACGGCCTTGGCGCCGTCGGTGTAGGTGCGGAGGATGGTGGGGATGCGGACCTCGATGGCCATGTGTGCGCTCCTGTGCGGGTGAGTTCGGGGTGCCGGGCCCGTGGCGCGGCAGGGGGAGGGCCCCGGGGCTGGCGGGACCGGGCGGGCGGGTGCCGAAGTCAGCGGGCGTCGGCGGTGCCGGGACAGATCGCGCTGGCGAGCCGGCACAGGTCGACGTGCAGGCGCGCCACGAGGCGGGTGCCTGGGGCCTGGTTGCTCACATCGACGGAACGCATGGGCTCATCGTATAGATTCCCGCCCCCGCTAAGGCATCTCCGTCTCGCGATCCGGTCGGATGCGTTCCCGATGCTGAGACGCAGGGCGGGTGCGGTGGGCGGACCTTGCCGGCCTGGCGGACACCGTCGCCGGGCCGCGGGCGCGGAACGGCCCCGCCCGGGAGCGGGCGGGGCCGGGAGGAGCGGGGCGGGGCCGTCGGCGGGGTCAGCCGGCGTACGCCTCGACCACCTCGACGTCCTCCTCCGTGATCACGCCGTCCACGATGCGGAACGAGCGGAACTGGTACGGGTCCTCCTCGCCGGTGCCCTCGGCGGTGGAGACCAGCACGTAGTGGGCGAACGGCTCGGAGGCGTAACCGACGTCGGTGCGCGAGGGGTAGGCCTCGGTGGCGGTGTGCGAGTGGTAGATCACCACCGGCTCCTCGTCCCGGTCGTCCATCTCGCGGTAGAGCTTCAGCAGGTCCGCGGAGTCGAACTCGTAGAAGGTGGGCGAGCGGGCCGCGTTGAGCATCGGGATGAACCGCTCCGGCCGTCCGCTGCCGGCCGGGCCCGCGATGACGCCACAGGCCTCGTCCGGGTGGTCGGCGCGGGCGTGGGCGACGATCCGGTCGCGCAGTTCTCGGGTGATGGTCAGCATGCGGTCAGGATAGCCACGGCCCGCCGGGCCCCTTTGACCCCCGTCTCAGCTGCCGGACTCCGCGCGGACCTGCGGCTCCGGCCCGGCCGGTGCCCCGGCGGCGAGCACCGCGGCGGGGTTGCGCCGCTTGAGCACCTGGTAGCCGGCCACCAGGAACAGAGCCCAGACCGGGAAGACGTAGAGCGAGATCCGGCTGCCCTCGTCCAGGGCGATCAGCACCACCACGGCGACCAGGAAGGCCAGGGCGGCCCAGCTGGTCCAGCTGCCGCCGGGGGCCTTGAAGCCGGGGGCGGGCAGCCGGCCGCTCCGCCAGGCGGCGCGGTAGCGGATCTGGCAGACCAGGATGACCGCCCAGGTCCACAGGCCGCAGACGGTGGCCACCGAGGTGATGTACTCGAACGCCCGCGCCGGGACGACGTAGTTGAGCACCACGCCGGCGCCCATCAGCACGGTCGAGACGGTGATCGCGACGGCCGGGGTGCGGCGGCGGTTGAGCGCGGTGAAGCCGTTCGGCGCCTGGCCGCGGAGCGCGAGGTCGCGCAGCATCCGGCCGGTGGAGTACATGCCGGAGTTGCAGGAGGAGAGCGCCGCGGTGAGCACCACGAAGTTCACGATGCCGGCCGCCGCGGGGATGCCCACCCGGCCGAAGGCCTCGACGAAGGGGCTGACGCCGGGGCTGAACTCGGTCCACGGGACGAGCGAGAGGATGATCACCAGGGCGCCGACGTAGAACAGCGCGATCCGCCAGGGCAGGGTGTTGATGGCCCGCGGCAGGGTCCTGGCCGGGTCCTCGCTCTCGCCGGCGGTGACGCCCACCAACTCCACGCCCAGGTAGGCGAACATGACGATCTGCAGGGTCATCACGGTGGCGCCGATGCCCTCGGGGAAGTACCCGCCGTCCTGCCAGAGGTGGGTGACCGACGCCGTCTCGGCCGCCGGGCTGCCGAAGCCGAGGGTGAGCACGCCGATGCCGATGAGGATCATGCCGATGATGGCGGTCACCTTGACCATCGAGAACCAGAACTCGATCTCGCCGAACAGCTTCACCGAGATCAGGTTGGCGCAGTAGAGCACCACCAGGAAGGTCAACGCGCTGGCCCACTGCGGGATCCCGGGCGCCCAGTACTTCACGTAGACCGCGGCGGCGGTGGTCTCCGCCATGCCGGTGACCACCCAGAACAGCCAGTACGTCCAGCCGGTGACGTAGCCGGCGAACGGGCCGAGGAACTCCCGCGCGTACTCGGCGAAACTGCCGGAGACCGGGCGGTAGGTGAGGAGTTCACCCAGCGCCCGCATGATGGCGAAGATCACCACGCCGGCCACGGCGTAACTGAGGATCAGGCTCGGGCCGGCCTTGGAGATCGCGGTGCCGGCGCCGAGGAACAGGCCGGTGCCGATGGCTCCGCCGATCGCGATCATCTGGATCTGGCGGCTGCCGAGGCCCCGCTCGTAGCCCTCCTCGCCCGGCGGGGTGTCGATCACCTCGTCGTACGCCTGCTGGGTCATGGGACACCGTCCTCGTCAGTGGGGAGAAGGCAGTCGTACCACGCGGTGCCCGGATAACGGTCCTCGTCTGAGCGATATTTGAGCATGGGTTGGGCGTTTTCGTCCCCGTTGCGCCCGGAACGGCCCGACCCCCTGTCCGGGATGTGGACAGGGGGTCGGGGGAGGCTTCGCCGAGCGGGAGGGCCGGAGGTGACGGACGGTCAGCCGGCCATCGCCTCCAGCAGGGTCTCCTGCATGCCGCCGAACCAGAGGTAGGCCACCACCAGGGGCTTGCGCGGGTCGTCGTCGGGCAGGCCGTACAGGCCCTCCTCGTCGTCCTCGTCGACCTCCAGCCGGGCGCCGAGGGCGAGCCGGAGGTCGTTGAGGGCGCCGAGCCAGCGTGGGCAGTCCTCGGCGGGCACGCTGACCACACCGCCCTTGCCGCGCGCGGAGTCCAGCGCCCGGACCACCGCGATGGCGTCGTCCCGCTTGCGGGCCCGCAGGTCCAGCTCGGTGTAGCGGCGGAACTCCGCGGCCATCTCGGCGGTCTCCGGGTCGGCCGGCCGGCCCGGCTCGCCGTACGCGTCGGGGAACAGCCGGGCCAGCGCCGGGTCCTCGGGGATCTCGGTCGGCCCGTCGGCGAACAGCGCGGCCAGCGGGTCCTCCCCCTCCCTGCCCGGTCCGGGCCCGATGAGCTCCAGCATCTGCATCTCGAAGGAGCGGAGGATGGAGACCTCGATCTCGTCCAGCGCGATCGCCGCGCCGCCGTCGCCGGCGCTCTCGAACAACCCAGCCATGAGTCTTGAATCAGCCCGTTTCTCGTCGTGGTGTGCGCGGCGGCACGCTCAGTCGTGCTGGAGGGTGGCCCACAGCCCGTAGCCGTGCATCGCCTGGACGTCCCGCTCCATCTCCTCGCGGGTGCCGCTGGAGACCACGGCCCGGCCCTTGGTGTGGACCTCCATCATCAGCTCGCGCGCCTTGTCCTTCGGGTAGCCGAAATAGGCCTGGAAGACGTACTGGACGTAGCTCATCAGGTTGACCGGGTCGTTGTGGACGATGGTCACCCAGGGCGTGTCGGGCTCCGCCACCGGTAGGCCCTCGATCTCAGGGCGCTCGATCTCCGCCGGGGCGACACTCACAGCCGTCTCTCCTCACGCGCACAGGGGGTTCTCCGCCTCTCATGCTTCCATCCGGGGCACCCGCGGGCGAATCCGGGTCAACTCGCCCGGAGAGAAATCGTCAATCTGACGCTAAGTGGTAGTAGCATCATCACCATGGACGCCATCACCGCGCACCGTTCCTCCGCGCTGCTCACCGACCGGTACGAACTCACCATGCTGCAGGCCGCCCTGCGCAGCGGCGCCGCACACCGCCGCTCGGTCTTCGAGGTGTTCACCCGCCGCCTGCCGAACGGCCGCCGCTACGGTGTGCTGGCCGGCACCGGCCGTGTCCTGGACGCCGTGGAGGCCTTCCGGTTCACCACCCCGCAGCTGGACTGGCTGGCCGACGAGCGGGTGGTGGACGAGGACACCCTGCGCTTCCTCGCCGACTACCGCTTCACCGGTGACATCCACGGCTACCCGGAGGGCGAGGTCTACTTCCCCGGCTCCCCGGTGCTCACCGTGGAGGGCAGCTTCGCCGAGGCGGTGATCCTGGAGACGGTGATCCTCTCGATCCTCAACTACGACTCGGCCATCGCCGCCGCGGCGTCCCGGATGAGCTCCGCCGCCGGGGAGCGGCCGGTGATCGAGATGGGCGCCCGGCGGGCCCACGAGCTGGCCGCCGTCTCGGCCGCCCGGGCCGCGTACGTGGCCGGGTTCAGCGCCACCTCCGACCTGGAGGCCGGCTACACCTACGGCATCCCGACCCGGGGCACCGCCGCGCACGCCTTCACCCTGGTGCACGACACCGAGCGCGACGCCTTCACCGCGCAGATCGACTCGATGGGCCGGGGCACCACCCTGCTGGTGGACACCTACGACCTCACCGAGGCCGTCAGCACCGCCGTGGAGGTGGCCGGCCCCGGGCTCGGCGCCGTCCGGATCGACTCCGGCGACCTCACCCTGCTCGCCCACCGGGTCCGCCGCCAGCTGGACGAGCTGGGCGCCCACGACACCCGCATCCTCGTCACCTCCGACCTGGACGAGTACGCCATCGCCGCGCTCGCCGCCGCCCCGGTGGACGGCTACGGCGTCGGCACCCAGCTGGTCACCGGCAGCGGCCACCCCACCTGCGCCATGGTCTACAAGCTGGTGGCCCGGGCGAGCGGCCCGGACGGCGAGCTGACGCCGGTCGCCAAGCGCTCGGCCGGCGGCAAGACCAGCATCGGCGGCCGCAAGTGGGCGGCCCGCCGGCCCGACGCGGACGGCGTCGCCGAGGCCGAGGTGGTGGGCACCGGCCCGATGCCCGCCGAGCTGGAGCCGCACCTGCTGCAGGTCCCGCTGGTCAGCAAGGGCGAGGTGGTCGGCCGCGAGCCCCTGGAGGCCGCCCGCGAACGCCACCTGCGGGCCCGGGCCGCCCTCCCGCTGTCGGCCACCCAGCTCTCCCGCGGCGAGCCGGTCATCGCCACCGAGCTGCACGGGCTCACCCCCGAACGGTCCCTGTGAGCGCGGCTCCCCTTCCGCCTACGCGCGTCACTCCCTAGAGTTTCCACCCCGGACCCGCACCGGATCCACACCGGTCCGCACCACCCGCCCCACCGGGCCGCGCCGGACCGCACCACCCGCCCCACCGACTCACGACTCCCATGAGAGAAGCCACGCCATGCACCGGGCCCTGATCGTCGTCGACGTGCAGAACGACTTCTGCGAGGGCGGCAGCCTGGCCGTCGCCGGCGGCGCCGAGGTCGCCGCCGCGATCACCGACCTGATCGCCGAATCCACCCCCGGCTACGCCCACATCGTCGCCACCCGCGACCACCACATCGCGCCCGGGGCGCACTTCGCGGCCGAACCCGACTACGCGACCTCCTGGCCGGCGCACTGCGTCGCGGGCACCGAGGGCGTCGGCTTCCACCCCAACTTCGCCCCCTCGGTCACCTCAGGCGCCATCGAGGCGGTCTTCTCCAAGGGCGCCTACTCGGCCGCCTACAGCGGCTTCGAGGGTCTGGACGAGAACGGCGGCACGCTCGCCGACTGGCTCCGCGAGCGGCAGGTCACCGAGGTGGACGTGGTCGGCATCGCCACCGACCACTGCGTCCGGGCCACCGCCCTGGACGCCGCCCGCGAGGGCTTCCGGGCCCGGGTGCTGCTCGACCTCACCGCCGGTGTGGCGGCCGCGACCACGGCTGCCGCGCTCGACGAACTCCGCTCCGCCGGCGTCGAGTTGACCGGCACCCCGACGGTCCGCGGCTAGCTCCGCCCCAGCCGGGACTAGCGCTCGGAGACCACCAGCTCGACCACGTCCTGCCCGCCGGCGGCGAACGCCTGGCGCAGCTCCCCGCCGACCGCGTCCGGGTCGGCGGCGAGCCGCTGCCCGGAGACGTACACCACCCGCACCCCCAGGTACTCCATCCGGTGCTGGCCGCCGCGCACCCAGGCGGCCTCGCCCTCGCTGACGCAGCGCAGGTCGGAGTCGACCTCCACGGCGACCCCGGCCTGCGGCCAGTACAGGTCCGGCACGGCGATGTAGGTGCCGCCGCGCATCCGCAGCTCGGGGCCGGTGAGCGGGACGGGCAGCAGCCACTCGTCCACCAGCTCGCCGATCCTGCCCAGCACCGACTCCCGTGCGGTGGCGAGCAGTTCGTCCATGGCGGCCCGCACCCGGGCCTCGGTGAGCAGCCCGGCCTCGCCCAGCTCGCCGAGCAACTCCTGGAGCGTACAGGCGCCTTCGCGGCGGGAGACGGCCTCGCGCAGGACGGCGCGGAGCAGGCCGGGGCCGACCACGCCGGTGTCGAAGGCGGCCGTGTCGGTCCACTCGCGGACCGCGTCGGCGACCGCGCGGGCGACCGGGGCGCAGGCCAGCCCGTGCACCGACCGGGCCTCCAACTCCCGCCCGGTACGGCGGATCCGGACCGTGCCGGCGTCCTTCAGCCGGCGCTGCCGGGGCACCAGCACCTCGACCCCGGTGACGGCCGGGAGCCGGGGCATCGACACGAACCCGTAGAGCGCCAGCGCCGCCGCCCCCGTGATCACCGCGCCCGCGCGGCCGCCCTCCTCGCGGCCGTTCTGCGCGGCGTACAGCAGGGCCGCCCACATCCGCTGCTCCGGGGTCGGATCGCCGTCCTGGAGGAGGTACACCCGGGGCAGCAGCCGCTGCCAGGGGCCGCCCCGCCGGCAGTGCTCGCCGACCACCCTGGTGGGAACCCCGCGGGCGCGCAGCTGACTGGCGGTGACCACGTTCTGCTGACGGCGGGCCAGTTCCTCGAGGGACAGCGACTGGGAAGGGATCTGGTAGCTCATGCCGACACCCTCCCCGCCATCACCGCCCGGCCACCGCCGACCTGACGACCTGTTACCCATCCGTCACGAAAACGGGACTACCCCGCACTAAAGTCCCCATATCCTCACCCATTCGGCGGATCGGACGTTCACTCCATTGCCGCAATAGGTCGGACTTGATCCTCTACGATCCGATATTCATCGAATCACCAGTCCCCCCAAAGCTCTCGAATCCGGCACGCCCACCAGCACCCCCTGACCGAGAGTGACGAGGGCCATACGGTGAAGTACCAACCCGGCGTCACCGACGCCCCCGCGATTGCCTACCATCACCACATGCCCCGTGACGATTCCTCCGTCCAGCGCTCCGTCCAGCTGCGTCTCGGCCGCCTGCCCGGCTACGTCCGCCAGCCCGACCTCAGCCGCCGCAGCGGCGAGGAGGGCCGGACGTACAAGAAGGGCTGGGAAGTCCGGTTCACCGCCCGCACCGAGGCGGAGATAGCCGAGATCCGCGAACTGGTGGTGGCCGCCGGCTTCGCCCCCGCCCGGCCGTTCTTCAAGGGCCAGCAACTGATCCAGCCGGTGTACGGCATCGCGGCGGTCCAGGCGTACCTCGCGGCGCGGGAGGCCGCGGAGAGCGTCTCCCGCAGCCGCCGCGGCGGCCGGACCGCCACCGAGCCGGGCCTGGTCACCGAACCGGCCCGCATCCCCGGGCAGAGCCGGCGCGAGCAGTCCGGCCGCGGCGCCGCCGACAGCGCCGGTACGGCCGCGGCGGCCGCTGCGGCGGGTGCCGCGGCCGCGGCCGCCGCCCGCCGGGCCAGAGCCGCGGCCGCGTCCCCGGAAGGTGCCGAGATCAACCCAGCCGGTCGTACGTCCTGAAGGTGTACGCGGCCTGATTGGCGATCAGGTTGCCGGTGGGGGCGGGCAGTCCGAGCCGCGCGTCCAGCAGGTGCCCCAGCGGCCCGCAGCCGTCGGTGGCCGCGGCGGCGAAGGTGTCGTCGTACGTGGCGTACCGGATCAGCGGCGGGTCCACGGACACCCTCTCGGACGGGCCGGAGCGCTTCAGCCGGAGGTCGATCGGCGCGGTGCCGCCGTCCCGGCCGCCACCCACCGTGCAGCCGGGCGGCAGCAGCGGGCCGTCCAGCCGGAAGCGGAGGCTGAACTCGCCGGTGTAGAAGTCGGACCGGCCGCCGTACTCGGGCCGGATCGACATGCCCAGGACCGCCGACCGGTCGCCGCCCGGGTTACCCGTCACCCCGCCGGGCACGGCGGTCGGCGCGCTCCGCAGCGCGCCCCAGACCTGGCCGGGGCGGCCGTCCGGCAGCGGGCCCTCGGCGAAGGTCAGCATCATCGGGGCCAGTTCGAGGTCGTGGACGGTGCCCAGGGTCAGCCGGGGCGCGGCCACGTGGACCTCGCAGCGCCAGCGCGCCGGGTCGGCGCCGGCCGGCAGCTGCGGGCAGTCCCGGAAGTCGGCGGGCGGCTCGACGGCGGACGTGACCGTCCCCGCCGGCTCGGCGGCCGAGGCGGCACCCGGGGTCAGTACGGTGGCCGCGAGGGCCGCGCCGGCCAGCAGGACGGCGGCCCGGCGGATCGTGGTGGTCTCCATGCCCACCACCCTCGCCCGCAACCCCCTCCCCCGACCATCGGTGACCACCCCGACCCGCCCCTGAGCCGCCCATGACGCACCATCAGGGATTCACCGCGCAGCCACCGCCACCCGCCCAGGGGGCACGCAGTTGACCCTGGGGCGCGCGGACCTGCGCGGACCGGGAGCCCACCCGGCCTACCGGTCCCCGGCCACCGCAGGCACCCGCTGCCCCGGCCCCGCAGGCGGCCGGCCACGAAGCAGCCGACCGCACGGCGCGTGCGCCGCCCTCAGTGGGCGTGGTCGATGTGGACGGTGGCGCCCAGGAGCCGGGGTACCGCACGGATCAGCGCCCGTTCGGCCGCCTCCGCGACCTGGTGCCCGGCGACCACGGTGAGCGTCCGGTCCACGACCACCTCCGCCTCGGCCCGCAGCGAGTGCCCGATCCACCGCATCCGCAGCGCCCCCACCCCCCGCACGCCCTCCACGCCCCCGAGCGCCCGTTCCGCCGCGTCCACCAGCGCCGGGTCCACCGCGTCCATCAGCCGCCGCCCCACCTCGCGGATCGAGGTCCGCAGCACCGCCAGGATCGCCACCGCGATCAGCAGGCCCACCACGGGGTCGGCGAGGCGCCAGCCGAGGGCGCTGCCGCCGGCGCCGAGCAGGACGGCCAGCGAGGTGAGGCCGTCCGCGCGGGCGTGCAGGCCGTCGGCGACCAGGGCGGCGGAGCCGATCCGCCGGCCGGTGCGGATGCGGTACCGGGCGACCCACTCGTTGCCGGCGCAGCCGGCCAGTGCGGCGCCGGCGACCGCCCAGAGGTGGCCGACGGGTTGCGGGTGGAGCAGCCGGTCCACGGCGGTGGCGGCGGCGAGGACCGCCGAGACGGCCACGGTGAGCACCACGGCGACCCCGGCGAGGTCCTCGGCGCGGCCGTAGCCGTAGGTGTAGCTGCGGGTGGCGGCCCGGCGGCCGAGCAGGAAGGCGAGGCCGAGGGGGACGGCGGTGAGGGCGTCGGCGAGGTTGTGCACGGTGTCGCCGAGCAGGGCGACCGAGCCGGAGATCACGACGATCCCGGCCTGGAGGCCGGCGGTGAGGCCGAGCACGACGAGGGAGGTCCAGATCGTCCGCAGCCCTTCGGCCGAGGACTCCAGGGCGGTGTCCACCCGATCGGCCGCCTCGTGGGAGTGCGGTCGGAGGAGGTGCGCCAACCGGTGCGTCCACCGGTGGCGCGGGGCAGCGTCACGGTGGGTGTGGTGCTCGTGGTGGCCCTTCATGGACCCACGGTGGCACAGCGGTGGCCTTGCAGCCACTGCCGTCCTAGCAGCTCTGACCAGCTGCGACATGCTCGCAGCTGCATTCGGGGAGCCGAACTGCTGACTGACCGTCGCACAGCGGCCGAATCGGGCCTCCGCCCGCACATCTCAGCAGACTTGTCACCCAAAGCACCCGCGCGAGGGCCTAGAGTGAGCACAGGGCGCTTTTAGCCGTCGCGACCAGATCGAGAGAGCCGATGTGACTGATCGTCATATCCCCGCCGTAGAGTCGGCCCCCACGGCACGGTACGGCGAACTCACCCGCATGCCGGTGGAGTACACCGCCTTCTGCGAGCTCCACCGGCCGCGCTACCTCAGTTACGCCCGGGTCTGGTTCCGTGAGCCCGGGCAGGCCGCCGAGGTGGTCCGGCACGCCCTGCACGCGCTGGCGGCGGTCTGGCCGGAGGTCCTCGGCAGTCCCAGCCCGGCCGCGGCGGCGTGGGAGATCCTCCGCGAGACGGTCGCCGACCAGCATTCCAGGACGCCGGACGGCCTGCAGCCCGGGCAGGCCGACGAGGACCTGGCGATCCTGCACTACGTGGTCGGCCTGGCCACCCCGGAGATCGCGGACGTGGTCGGGGTCGACACCGCCAGCATCTCCAGCCAGCTGCGGCACGCCAAGCGCCGCCCGCCCGAGGCAGGGTGAGGCGGGTCACCCGACGCCGAGCGGCCGCAGCGGCGGATGATGATCTCCAGTCGAACGGACGGAGACCCCGCATGTCACTGGACCACGCCATCGCGATGTTCGAGCACCAGGCCGAGGCCTGCGCGGAGCTCGGCTCGCCGATGTACGCCGAGCTGCTGCGTCGCGCCACCCGCGACCTGGCCGCCGGCGGTCCCTGCGCCGCCGCGATCGCCGGGTACGAGGACGCCCCCGGGCCGGCCGCCGTCGCCCTGCGGCTGCTCGGCGGCGTCCACGCCCTGGTGCTGACCGGGCGGGCCCCTGCGCTCGCCGCCCACTACCCCAGCGCCGGCGGGGAGTTCACCGACGCGGACGCGGCGTGGGAGGCGTTCGACGCCGCGTTGACCGGCAACCCGGACTGGATCCGCGGCTGGATGACCCGGCCGCCGCAGACCAACGAGGTCGGCCGTGCCAACCTGCTCACCACCGGCCTGCGGTACGCCCTCGGCGGCCGTCCGCGGCCGGTCCGGCTGTTCGAACTCGGCTCCAGCGCGGGCCTCAACCTGCTGGCGGACCGGTTCCGGTACGAGTCCCCGGGTTTCGCCGCCGGCCCGGCCGATTCGCCGGTGCTGCTCGCGGACGCCTGGCGCGGCGCCCCGCCGGCCTGGCTGGCCCGGGCCGCCGGCACCCCGCTGCGGATCGTCGAGCGCCACGGCTGCGACCCGACCCCGATCGACCCCCGGTCGGACGAGGGCGCCCTGGCCCTGCGCGCCTACGTCTGGCCGGACCAGCCCGCCCGGACGGCGCGTCTGGAGGGCGCGCTGCGGCTGGCCGCGGAGGTCCCCACCGAGGTCGCCGCCGTGGGCGCGGGCGCGTTCCTGCGCGGTGTGGAGACGGCGGAGGGCACGCTCACCGTGGTCTGGCACTCGGTGATGAAGCAGTACGTCCCGGCGGAGGAATGGGCCGTTGTCCAGGGCGAGTTGGAGCGTCTCGCGGCCGCGTCCAGCGAGGACGCGCCGTTCGCGTACCTGGCCTTCGAGCCGCGCCGGTCCGGCGACCGGCACCCCTTCCTGCTCACGGCCCGGCTGGGCGCCGGCGAGGAGCGGGTGCTGGCCGAGGCCGTACCGCACGGCCTGCCCGCCTGGGACGCCGAGGACGTGCTGCTCGGCTGATCCCCGGCGGTGGATCCGCCCGGCCGGGCCGCACCGGTCCGCGCTCACCCGGTCCGGGCTGACCCGCGGGCGCCGGCGGGCGTCGGGGGCGCGTACGGACTGCGCGCGCCTGCGGGTGCCCCCGGCCGCCGATGCGTCCGGCGGGGGTGCTCAGGAGGTGCGGGTGTTCAGGAGGCGCGGGTGCCGGTGACGTCGTGCAGGTGGTGGACCGGGTCGTGGATCAGGTACCGGGAGAACGACTCCACGGTGAACCGGGCGCCGTCGCTGCGGTCGCCCGTCCGGTGCCACTGCCCGCCGGAGACCTTCTCGAAGGAGGTCGCCAGGGTCTCGGCGGCGGAGGCGAGTTCGGCGGCGACCCGGTCCGGCTCCTGCGCGTTGTAGCGGTCGGCGACGGCGGTCTCGTCCTGGTTCCAGTTGGGGAAGAGCGGGCCGTCCTGGGTCAGCATCAGCCCCAGCCGGACGTCGAACAGCCGGAACACGTCCCGCACGTGGCAGGCGTACTCCAGGGGCGACCAGACGTCCGCCGACGGCCGTTCCCGCAGCCGCTCCGGGTCCCCGGCGAG
The window above is part of the Kitasatospora sp. HUAS MG31 genome. Proteins encoded here:
- a CDS encoding cation diffusion facilitator family transporter — its product is MKGHHEHHTHRDAAPRHRWTHRLAHLLRPHSHEAADRVDTALESSAEGLRTIWTSLVVLGLTAGLQAGIVVISGSVALLGDTVHNLADALTAVPLGLAFLLGRRAATRSYTYGYGRAEDLAGVAVVLTVAVSAVLAAATAVDRLLHPQPVGHLWAVAGAALAGCAGNEWVARYRIRTGRRIGSAALVADGLHARADGLTSLAVLLGAGGSALGWRLADPVVGLLIAVAILAVLRTSIREVGRRLMDAVDPALVDAAERALGGVEGVRGVGALRMRWIGHSLRAEAEVVVDRTLTVVAGHQVAEAAERALIRAVPRLLGATVHIDHAH
- a CDS encoding DUF2332 domain-containing protein; this translates as MSLDHAIAMFEHQAEACAELGSPMYAELLRRATRDLAAGGPCAAAIAGYEDAPGPAAVALRLLGGVHALVLTGRAPALAAHYPSAGGEFTDADAAWEAFDAALTGNPDWIRGWMTRPPQTNEVGRANLLTTGLRYALGGRPRPVRLFELGSSAGLNLLADRFRYESPGFAAGPADSPVLLADAWRGAPPAWLARAAGTPLRIVERHGCDPTPIDPRSDEGALALRAYVWPDQPARTARLEGALRLAAEVPTEVAAVGAGAFLRGVETAEGTLTVVWHSVMKQYVPAEEWAVVQGELERLAAASSEDAPFAYLAFEPRRSGDRHPFLLTARLGAGEERVLAEAVPHGLPAWDAEDVLLG
- a CDS encoding DinB family protein, encoding MITPDTKDWTWVLERPCAECGLDTPAVVPGEVAGLVRRNAASWVDLLAGDPERLRERPSADVWSPLEYACHVRDVFRLFDVRLGLMLTQDGPLFPNWNQDETAVADRYNAQEPDRVAAELASAAETLATSFEKVSGGQWHRTGDRSDGARFTVESFSRYLIHDPVHHLHDVTGTRAS